The Silene latifolia isolate original U9 population chromosome Y, ASM4854445v1, whole genome shotgun sequence sequence TGGCAAAACTAAGGCGTCTTTTCCCTTGGGTAGCATCATCACATCTAACATATTTGCCCAAAATACCAGCAATTCTAGGTAGACACTTCCCCCAAAATTTGAGTGGAAGGTTAAAGATTTTGACCCATACTGGAACCTCTTTGATATCTTCTTTCTCCAGGGCTACTCCTTCATCCCAAGGGCGGACAATTAAGGTCTTATTGTCAAACAAAAAGTGACCTTGTTGCAGAATCTGTTGTCGGGCTTGACTAGTACGAAAACGTCTCAGGAAAACTCCATTAGCACAGAAGGAAATTTTATCAATGGGGTAATTTGACCATAAGCGCTTGAGAAAACCTTCGACCACTTCAACAGGCGGATTCGCACCAAGGACAAACCCATACACAGATTTTTTCCAATATTCTAACTCTCCTTTCACATCATCATCTGAGAACTGCAGTAAGTCAGAGGGTTCCTCCGGAATTCTAGCCAAAGGTTGTTTCCCATGGCGTCTGGTTTGAATAACCCAATATTCAGTAGGGGCTAAAGAATCCAGATCATACGGAGGAATTCCGACCAATTGATTAACATCCGCCGTCTTCTGAACTTGCTCACAATCAGGTCCACCAACTACTATGGTAGTCGAAGACGAAACAGACGAAGAAGCTTGATTATTTGGTAATTTTATTGGTTGATTTGAGACTAGAGGAGGGAATTGAATTGGGTCTGTACAATCGATCGACATCGATTAATTTTAGGGATTTTTTTGGGatttttaattagggttttcagAATTAGGTTTTACAgatttttttgggatttttttgtttgtctctctctctctctctacatctctcaTTTTGAAAAATAAGTTTGGCGAATAAAGTTATAAAGTTTCTAGAATTGTTCAAATTAATTAAAAAGTGGATTTAGTAGTAAAAGCCTTTTCACATTACAAAGCAAAAGTTGGCTCGATAATATGGTGGAAATTGGAATTCCCTTGTTTCAAAGACTTGATCAGTTAAGGTGTTCAATGTGTAATGATTATAATTGTGGTTTATAATTTCTGTTTATTACTTCAATCAATATGACACACTATACAAGTTACAAAGGTATGAACACTAAAACGAACTCAGAGGCCGGGTCAACAATCTAATAGGTTGCATTCCCCCGTTCGAGAGTAAGAATCCTAGCCAGA is a genomic window containing:
- the LOC141628669 gene encoding uncharacterized protein LOC141628669 → MSIDCTDPIQFPPLVSNQPIKLPNNQASSSVSSSTTIVVGGPDCEQVQKTADVNQLVGIPPYDLDSLAPTEYWVIQTRRHGKQPLARIPEEPSDLLQFSDDDVKGELEYWKKSVYGFVLGANPPVEVVEGFLKRLWSNYPIDKISFCANGVFLRRFRTSQARQQILQQGHFLFDNKTLIVRPWDEGVALEKEDIKEVPVWVKIFNLPLKFWGKCLPRIAGILGKYVRCDDATQGKRRLSFAKVMIDVPFGQPIPESVKFRDVDGSTISLKVEFEWKPLLCTQCQGVGHESVKCRKGKKDGKKDIPQKTVNQVGKNQWRPKQTQKPAVTVVASPPTPNEDIPVSTPIEKPNNFEVS